The following are from one region of the Thermodesulfobacteriota bacterium genome:
- the tilS gene encoding tRNA lysidine(34) synthetase TilS: INVLLDSREASGELYLPGEIVVAKGHGLFVLTKKVLLRCSFGYTVDSAGLHKFPHTEFEIQIERVSSLKSDKYLGCFDSMSVEFPIEVRNFNKGDSFIPYGMNEFKKLKNYFIDEKIPKFLRCRIPIFLCKGEIMWIGGMRVDERFKVIDKRKKVLTIRLIKPNFEKLQIQ; encoded by the coding sequence TATAAATGTGCTCCTAGATTCTCGAGAAGCATCTGGGGAGCTCTATCTTCCTGGAGAAATAGTGGTAGCGAAGGGTCATGGCCTCTTTGTGTTGACGAAGAAGGTTCTACTCAGGTGTAGTTTCGGTTACACTGTTGATTCTGCAGGCTTACACAAATTCCCACATACTGAGTTTGAGATCCAGATCGAAAGGGTAAGTTCTTTGAAATCGGATAAGTATTTAGGTTGTTTTGATTCTATGTCTGTTGAATTTCCAATTGAGGTTCGAAATTTTAATAAGGGAGATAGCTTCATACCATATGGTATGAACGAATTTAAAAAATTGAAGAATTATTTTATTGATGAGAAGATACCTAAGTTTCTTAGGTGTCGAATTCCTATTTTCCTTTGTAAGGGCGAGATAATGTGGATTGGAGGAATGAGGGTTGATGAAAGATTTAAGGTTATCGACAAGAGAAAAAAGGTCTTGACCATTCGATTAATTAAACCCAATTTCGAAAAATTGCAAATACAATAG
- a CDS encoding ROK family protein, with translation MDKVVIGVDIGGTNLRAASIDRNGKIVSRKSRSSDAKKGIEYVMENLISLLTEMIADENISGIGIGIPGIIDVDKGILTQAPNISEVKDYPIKEKLIHELGSAIDVVTENDANCAALGEWWLGAGKDVNSLIILTLGTGLGGGIILNGKLWRGVNGMAGEIGHMTIDPDGPKCNCGNFGCLESFASAEAIRRMVKEGLRNKNLNTILRNEIRHVTIHDIPEIVGKAARIGDKFSYEIWESFGKALGMAIANLTNLLNVEMIIIGGGLSNSWDLFIASALIEARKRGLRAPMEYVEIKKSELGDDAGLLGAGYLALMGASNNR, from the coding sequence ATGGATAAAGTAGTGATCGGTGTAGATATAGGCGGAACCAACCTAAGAGCCGCCTCGATAGATAGAAACGGAAAAATAGTCAGCCGTAAGAGTAGATCATCCGACGCAAAAAAAGGCATAGAATATGTCATGGAAAACCTGATATCCCTTTTGACTGAAATGATAGCAGATGAAAACATTTCAGGTATAGGAATCGGCATTCCCGGGATAATAGATGTTGATAAAGGGATATTAACTCAAGCCCCAAATATCTCCGAAGTAAAGGATTACCCTATTAAAGAAAAGCTTATACACGAACTTGGGTCAGCTATCGATGTCGTCACAGAAAATGACGCCAATTGTGCGGCCCTTGGGGAGTGGTGGCTCGGGGCAGGTAAGGACGTAAATTCACTCATTATTCTTACCCTAGGAACCGGCTTAGGTGGCGGGATAATACTAAATGGGAAGCTGTGGCGAGGTGTAAATGGCATGGCAGGCGAAATCGGGCATATGACGATTGACCCTGATGGACCAAAATGTAATTGTGGGAATTTTGGATGTCTGGAAAGCTTCGCTTCCGCTGAGGCCATTAGAAGAATGGTGAAAGAAGGTTTAAGAAATAAAAATCTGAATACGATTTTAAGAAACGAAATTAGGCATGTGACCATTCATGATATTCCTGAGATAGTAGGCAAGGCAGCAAGAATCGGAGATAAATTTTCTTATGAAATCTGGGAATCATTCGGGAAGGCATTGGGAATGGCAATCGCTAACCTAACAAATCTCTTGAATGTTGAGATGATAATAATCGGCGGCGGTCTCTCAAACTCATGGGACTTGTTTATTGCATCCGCATTGATTGAAGCACGGAAAAGGGGCCTTAGGGCTCCTATGGAATATGTCGAGATTAAAAAAAGCGAATTAGGGGATGATGCGGGGCTTTTAGGAGCCGGTTACTTGGCTTTAATGGGGGCCTCGAATAACAGATAG
- a CDS encoding acyl-CoA dehydrogenase family protein has translation MEYGLTEEQEMIRNLARDFARNEIAPAANIYDRTAEFPHDILSKVREVGLINLCIPEEYGGNDLTPIERILVTEELAWGCTGITVAITVINSLAAEPILLAGTNEQKKRYLGMLSEGLGSYCVTEPNAGSDMASISTRARRVGRGFELDGQKTWISNAHEASFFVVFARTDSEAGHQGISAFIVDRKLPGVEVSKKLPKMGQRACDCCEVIFKRVELPPEALLGQEGDGFKLAMRVFDSSRPIIGALGVGLSQRALDESLRFAKGREAFGQSILGFQGVGFKIAEMAMRTQASRLLTYHAAYKNAIGQRNTLEASYAKTFASDTAMWAATEAVQIHGGYGYSEEYPVEKLMRDAKVLQIYEGTNEIQRVIMVRELSK, from the coding sequence ATGGAATATGGTTTAACAGAAGAACAGGAGATGATAAGGAATCTTGCAAGAGATTTTGCGAGAAATGAAATCGCTCCAGCTGCGAATATATATGATAGAACGGCTGAATTTCCTCATGACATTTTATCAAAGGTGCGTGAAGTGGGGTTGATCAATCTGTGTATACCCGAAGAATATGGGGGCAATGATCTAACCCCAATTGAGAGGATTTTAGTAACCGAGGAACTGGCATGGGGTTGTACCGGCATTACAGTTGCTATAACTGTAATTAATAGTCTTGCAGCTGAGCCTATTCTTCTTGCTGGGACAAATGAGCAGAAGAAAAGATATCTGGGAATGCTATCCGAGGGATTGGGTTCATACTGTGTGACCGAACCTAACGCTGGTTCGGATATGGCTTCCATTAGTACTCGAGCCAGGAGAGTCGGTAGAGGATTTGAACTCGACGGACAAAAGACATGGATATCTAATGCACACGAAGCGTCTTTTTTCGTCGTCTTTGCCAGGACCGATTCGGAGGCTGGTCATCAAGGAATTAGTGCATTCATAGTAGATCGAAAATTACCTGGTGTAGAAGTGTCAAAGAAACTCCCGAAAATGGGACAGCGTGCTTGTGATTGTTGTGAAGTGATTTTTAAACGGGTTGAACTTCCACCCGAAGCTCTATTGGGTCAAGAGGGAGACGGTTTTAAACTTGCGATGCGTGTCTTTGACAGTAGCCGTCCCATTATAGGTGCACTTGGCGTGGGACTTTCACAACGAGCTCTAGATGAGTCTCTTCGATTTGCTAAAGGGCGCGAAGCATTTGGTCAATCTATTCTTGGATTTCAGGGGGTTGGGTTTAAAATTGCTGAAATGGCCATGAGGACTCAAGCATCAAGGCTTCTGACCTATCATGCCGCCTATAAAAATGCCATTGGTCAGCGTAACACCCTAGAAGCTTCATATGCGAAGACATTTGCCTCCGACACTGCAATGTGGGCTGCTACCGAGGCTGTTCAGATTCATGGTGGATATGGTTACAGTGAAGAATATCCGGTTGAAAAACTCATGAGAGATGCAAAAGTCCTCCAGATTTATGAGGGGACTAACGAAATCCAGCGGGTCATTATGGTTAGGGAGTTATCGAAGTAG
- a CDS encoding sucrase ferredoxin, translating to MPQRNKYISCSQVSLNASEEIFATAPRVDVWFLLEYRGHWSDKAFASSKVPEIVKKRLEEHLERIPNSRLQLIKRQNNREEMLKFYVVLSDELDPRLYEVDLDKYEDLLELDLSRILGNALYLRNEPIFLVCTNGEYDKCCGKYGVPVYLEAAKNENGFKVWRTTHLGGHRFAANLLHLPFGIYYGRVRDINVAKLIKDSINRNIKLEHYRGHSCYNKDVQAAEFFLRNLTGETEISAFQFKEANHKREGNLIFEFISKSDGKSHFIHVQKDRSALFNYTSCGDDEKSQIAQYRLVDYK from the coding sequence ATGCCGCAACGAAATAAGTACATTTCCTGCTCACAGGTTTCACTAAACGCAAGCGAAGAAATCTTTGCTACTGCCCCAAGGGTAGACGTCTGGTTTTTGTTGGAATACAGGGGACACTGGTCAGATAAGGCCTTTGCCAGTAGTAAGGTTCCCGAAATTGTCAAAAAAAGACTCGAAGAGCATCTCGAAAGAATACCTAATTCACGTCTTCAACTAATAAAAAGACAGAATAATCGTGAGGAAATGTTAAAGTTCTATGTTGTTCTGAGTGATGAATTAGATCCAAGACTTTATGAAGTAGATTTAGATAAATACGAAGATCTGCTGGAATTGGATCTAAGCAGAATCCTGGGGAATGCTCTCTATTTAAGAAACGAGCCTATCTTTTTAGTATGCACAAATGGTGAATATGATAAATGCTGTGGGAAGTATGGCGTGCCTGTGTATTTAGAAGCAGCTAAGAATGAAAATGGTTTCAAGGTATGGCGAACTACTCATCTAGGCGGTCATAGATTTGCAGCGAATTTGTTGCATTTACCATTTGGGATTTATTACGGCCGGGTAAGGGATATCAATGTCGCCAAATTGATAAAGGACTCTATAAATCGTAACATAAAACTCGAACACTACCGTGGTCATTCCTGTTACAATAAAGATGTGCAAGCCGCCGAGTTCTTTTTAAGAAATTTGACCGGGGAAACTGAAATCTCAGCTTTTCAATTTAAAGAAGCTAACCATAAGCGTGAAGGAAATTTAATTTTTGAATTTATTTCAAAATCGGATGGCAAAAGCCATTTTATTCATGTTCAAAAAGATAGGTCTGCTCTGTTTAACTATACAAGCTGTGGGGATGATGAGAAATCTCAAATAGCACAATATAGATTAGTTGATTATAAGTGA